A region of Candidatus Krumholzibacteriia bacterium DNA encodes the following proteins:
- a CDS encoding ice-binding family protein, with product MNSRYRIIVGVGLVALFVLPSLGLAQSLGSAGSFAVLAGSTVTNAGATTIIGSVGVSPGTAITGLPAGQPTGGTVHAGEDVAAQAQSDLTGAYNSLAGMACGTNLTGQDLGGQTLAPGVYCFNSSAPVTGTLTLDAQGNSNAVFVFQIGSTLTTATDAALNLTGGAQSTNVYWQVGSSATLGTGTVFGGNIVALASITLTTGVRLDGKALARTGAVTMDANFVGDATGVPLEKTTWGMIKVIYR from the coding sequence ATGAATTCTAGATACAGAATCATCGTCGGCGTCGGACTTGTGGCGCTGTTCGTCCTTCCCTCCCTCGGATTGGCTCAGTCGTTGGGTTCTGCAGGGAGTTTCGCCGTCCTGGCGGGCTCGACGGTCACCAATGCCGGGGCGACCACCATCATCGGGAGTGTGGGAGTAAGCCCGGGAACCGCGATCACCGGCCTTCCTGCGGGGCAGCCGACTGGAGGCACGGTTCACGCCGGCGAGGACGTCGCGGCTCAAGCTCAAAGTGATCTCACAGGCGCTTACAATTCGCTCGCAGGCATGGCCTGCGGCACCAACCTGACCGGCCAGGATCTCGGTGGCCAGACGCTTGCACCGGGCGTCTATTGTTTCAATTCGTCGGCTCCGGTGACGGGAACACTCACGCTCGACGCTCAGGGCAATTCCAATGCGGTTTTCGTATTCCAAATCGGGAGTACGCTCACGACCGCAACGGACGCAGCTCTCAACCTGACTGGTGGAGCGCAAAGCACGAACGTGTATTGGCAGGTGGGCAGCAGTGCAACCCTCGGCACCGGCACTGTTTTCGGAGGCAACATTGTCGCGCTTGCGAGCATCACGCTGACGACCGGTGTGCGCCTGGATGGCAAAGCTCTGGCGCGCACAGGCGCCGTGACGATGGATGCCAACTTTGTTGGCGACGCCACAGGAGTGCCATTAGAAAAGACTACGTGGGGCATGATCAAGGTGATTTATCGGTAG